One part of the Lycium ferocissimum isolate CSIRO_LF1 chromosome 8, AGI_CSIRO_Lferr_CH_V1, whole genome shotgun sequence genome encodes these proteins:
- the LOC132068824 gene encoding xyloglucan 6-xylosyltransferase 2-like encodes MLDRFLSARRAWQVRRIVRNGKLTFLCLFLTVIVLRGNLGAGRFGTPGQDLKEIRDTFSYYRKRVEPRRVLEEAQQVSTTTATTDGADSNNYANFDLKKILVDEDDGVPEFKRDPNQPYTLGPKITDWDDQRGEWLKKNPNFPSYVGANKPRVLLVTGSSPKPCENPVGDHYLLKSIKNKIDYCRLHGIEIFYNMALLDAEMAGFWAKLPLLRKLLLSHPEVEFLWWMDSDAMFTDMAFELPWERYKDANLVMHGWNEMVYDQKNWIGLNTGSFLLRNTQWALDLLDVLAPMGPKGKIRDEAGALLTRELKDRPVFEADDQSAMVYILATQRKIWGDKVYLENAYYLHGYWGILVDKYEEMIENYHPGLGDHRWPLVTHFVGCKPCAKFGDYSVERCLKQMDRAFNFGDNQILQIYGFTHKSLGSRRVKRTRNETSNPLEVNDELGLLHPPFKAVKVSSS; translated from the coding sequence ATGTTAGATCGATTTTTGAGTGCTAGGAGAGCATGGCAAGTGAGGAGAATTGTGAGGAATGGGAAGCTAACATTCTTGTGTTTGTTCCTTACGGTTATTGTCCTTAGAGGGAATTTGGGTGCTGGTAGATTTGGTACTCCTGGTCAAGATTTGAAGGAAATTCGTGACACTTTTAGCTATTACCGCAAGCGCGTCGAGCCCAGACGCGTTCTTGAAGAAGCACAACAGGTATCTACAACCACTGCAACAACTGATGGTGCAGATAGTAACAATTATGCTAATTTTGATTTGAAGAAGATTTTAGTTGATGAGGATGATGGTGTGCCTGAGTTTAAGAGAGATCCAAATCAACCTTATACTCTTGGTCCTAAAATAACAGATTGGGATGACCAAAGAGGAGAGTGGTTGAAAAAGAATCCTAATTTCCCTAGTTATGTAGGGGCTAATAAGCCAAGggtgttgttggttactggTTCATCTCCTAAGCCATGTGAAAATCCAGTTGGTGATCATTACTTGTTGAAGTCAATAAAGAACAAGATTGATTATTGTAGGCTTCATGGGATTGAGATTTTTTACAATATGGCTTTACTTGATGCTGAAATGGCTGGTTTTTGGGCTAAATTGCCATTGCTTAGGAAGCTTTTGCTTTCACATCCTGAGGTTGAGTTTTTGTGGTGGATGGATAGTGATGCTATGTTTACTGATATGGCTTTTGAGCTTCCATGGGAGAGGTATAAAGATGCTAATCTTGTGATGCATGGATGGAATGAGATGGTTTATGATCAGAAGAATTGGATTGGTTTGAATACTGGTAGCTTCTTATTGAGGAATACTCAATGGGCTTTGGATTTGCTTGATGTTTTGGCACCTATGGGACCAAAGGGAAAGATTAGGGATGAAGCCGGGGCGCTTCTTACTCGGGAGCTTAAAGATAGACCCGTTTTTGAAGCTGATGATCAGTCTGCAATGGTGTATATATTGGCAACTCAAAGGAAGATATGGGGTGATAAGGTGTATCTTGAGAATGCTTATTACTTGCACGGTTATTGGGGAATTCTGGTAGATAAATATGAAGAGATGATTGAGAATTACCACCCTGGTCTTGGTGACCACAGGTGGCCACTTGTTACTCACTTTGTGGGTTGCAAGCCTTGTGCAAAGTTTGGAGATTATTCGGTAGAGAGGTGCTTGAAGCAAATGGATCGTGCATTCAACTTTGGTGACAACCAGATCCTGCAGATATATGGATTCACTCATAAATCACTTGGTAGTAGGAGAGTAAAGAGAACACGGAATGAAACAAGCAATCCACTTGAAGTGAATGATGAGCTTGGATTACTTCACCCTCCATTTAAAGCTGTCAAGGTATCATCTTCTTGA